From Candidatus Binatota bacterium, the proteins below share one genomic window:
- a CDS encoding MFS transporter produces the protein MLACPLNHPRTRIFSAPTQVYSRPRGVSTCLPPMPLLGQQASPPEREIFVSLVAADALAFAGTWLMPVLLGSLIDGLGLDPAQAGAVGSAELLSMAATALLIAPRVALISRQALAITGAVIVLTGNTASALVDSWQLLLVTRAVAGLGSGLLVAACNSTIAALPDPDRVFARLMIAVGLIGACLLALAPLLMLPWGHKAGFAAMALLSVAATGFLIRRPLRARTAAADGNAPAAGHAVVGLALLAGVVLGAGAEQSLWAFSERLGLAAGVEPQWTGAVLSLATLAGLAGAALAAGIGTRYGRVPTLVVGMAAVAIMRWTVVQVDSPEGYALSQAAWGFTFFFSLPYLAGTAAVLDRWGRWTTAAVGASTLGYGLGPLLGGKVAAVGGLPALGPEVGMLSLAALVLVVPAARRAAQLENTPARKDTLAEGAHFRE, from the coding sequence ATGCTCGCGTGTCCACTAAACCATCCTCGCACACGTATATTCAGCGCGCCGACACAGGTATACAGCAGGCCACGTGGTGTATCCACGTGCCTTCCGCCCATGCCCCTGCTAGGACAACAAGCCTCACCCCCTGAGCGCGAGATATTTGTCTCCCTGGTGGCAGCCGACGCGCTGGCCTTTGCCGGTACCTGGCTGATGCCCGTGCTGCTGGGATCGCTCATCGACGGCTTGGGGCTGGATCCCGCGCAGGCCGGAGCCGTGGGTTCGGCCGAGCTCCTGTCCATGGCCGCAACGGCGCTGCTGATCGCCCCGCGCGTGGCCCTGATCTCCCGGCAAGCACTGGCGATAACCGGCGCAGTAATTGTCTTGACGGGCAACACCGCGTCAGCCTTGGTCGACTCCTGGCAACTGTTGCTGGTCACCCGCGCCGTAGCAGGCCTGGGTTCGGGGCTGCTGGTGGCAGCCTGCAACTCGACCATAGCCGCGCTGCCAGACCCCGACCGCGTGTTTGCCCGCCTGATGATAGCCGTGGGCCTCATCGGTGCCTGCCTGCTGGCGCTGGCGCCCTTGCTGATGTTGCCCTGGGGCCACAAGGCCGGCTTCGCCGCGATGGCACTGCTGTCAGTGGCCGCGACCGGTTTTCTTATCCGGCGTCCCCTCAGGGCCCGGACCGCGGCTGCAGACGGCAACGCCCCCGCCGCCGGCCACGCCGTGGTCGGGCTGGCCCTGCTCGCGGGCGTAGTACTCGGAGCGGGGGCAGAACAGTCCTTGTGGGCTTTTTCCGAGCGACTTGGCCTGGCCGCTGGCGTGGAACCGCAGTGGACCGGGGCCGTACTGTCGCTGGCTACCCTGGCTGGGCTTGCCGGGGCGGCCCTGGCTGCGGGCATCGGCACGCGTTACGGCCGCGTGCCCACGCTGGTGGTTGGAATGGCGGCCGTGGCAATCATGCGCTGGACTGTTGTCCAGGTGGACAGCCCGGAGGGCTACGCGCTGTCGCAGGCAGCCTGGGGTTTCACTTTCTTTTTTTCTCTACCCTACCTCGCCGGCACAGCCGCGGTGCTCGACCGCTGGGGCAGGTGGACGACAGCTGCCGTGGGCGCGTCAACGCTGGGTTACGGCCTGGGCCCACTGCTGGGAGGCAAGGTGGCCGCCGTAGGTGGCCTTCCGGCCCTCGGCCCGGAGGTGGGCATGCTGAGCTTGGCTGCGTTGGTGCTGGTTGTTCCCGCCGCACGCAGGGCGGCCCAGCTCGAAAACACACCGGCCAGGAAGGACACCCTCGCTGAGGGCGCGCACTTCAGGGAGTAA
- a CDS encoding DUF1329 domain-containing protein, with the protein MRGQHMTTPHRRSPAPMIQSAALSAVMTLALLLSSAALPTRAEAEAKPGDVITRHNAEKVKGMVAEGVYWAVQNGMELDIVPYEHIPVPSPYKAATEKYSGQTSIGDHGELLNWVAGRPFPDVDPNDPTAPNKIMYNFHRTHYFSDDINLHLVDADTGSLYVDSKGQRHYNVERHFVAEYIRLMRFDGRLHHEPTPSYSPQDNPDKAFQKAGLYPLIEPFDLKGVGGVTIRYQDLIHHDDTWLYIPSLRRVRRMSTAQRSDALFGQDIDVDSHGGYAGQIPWFKWKLLGEKPMYASLHGVRLPPEPCKDDGGMTFCENWELRPNVYVIEGTPMAPSYAYSKRVIFVDKETYFIVYSDLYDQGGELWKVVMQSIRTSKRPNPMVDYEYDEPRMFIYAFSVIDMQMMHGTRAAIPGMAFPDEPGWYIDIGFDHENSPSENWFTIPGLISAGR; encoded by the coding sequence ATGCGAGGCCAGCACATGACTACACCCCACCGTCGATCCCCTGCCCCTATGATCCAGTCGGCTGCCCTCAGCGCCGTGATGACCCTGGCGCTGCTGCTGTCTTCGGCCGCCCTGCCCACGCGGGCCGAGGCCGAGGCCAAGCCCGGCGACGTCATCACCCGTCATAACGCCGAGAAGGTAAAGGGCATGGTTGCCGAGGGCGTTTACTGGGCAGTGCAGAACGGCATGGAACTCGACATCGTCCCCTACGAGCACATTCCCGTGCCGAGCCCCTACAAAGCGGCTACTGAAAAGTACTCAGGACAGACCAGCATCGGCGATCACGGAGAATTGCTCAACTGGGTGGCTGGCAGGCCCTTTCCTGATGTTGACCCCAATGATCCCACGGCCCCCAACAAGATCATGTACAACTTTCATCGTACCCACTACTTCAGCGATGACATCAATCTTCATCTTGTCGATGCCGATACCGGCTCGCTCTACGTCGATTCCAAGGGACAACGACACTACAATGTCGAAAGACACTTCGTTGCGGAGTATATCAGGCTGATGCGTTTTGACGGACGCCTTCACCACGAACCAACACCATCGTACAGCCCGCAGGACAATCCAGACAAGGCCTTTCAGAAAGCCGGCCTGTACCCGCTTATAGAACCGTTCGACCTCAAGGGAGTAGGTGGTGTCACGATCCGTTACCAGGATCTCATCCACCACGACGACACCTGGTTGTATATACCCTCGCTGAGGAGAGTCCGTCGTATGTCTACGGCCCAGCGCAGCGATGCTTTGTTCGGACAGGATATCGACGTGGACAGTCACGGCGGCTACGCCGGCCAGATTCCCTGGTTCAAGTGGAAACTCCTCGGGGAAAAGCCCATGTACGCCTCGCTGCACGGCGTGCGCCTGCCCCCGGAGCCCTGCAAGGACGACGGCGGCATGACCTTCTGCGAAAACTGGGAGCTGCGCCCCAACGTGTACGTCATTGAGGGCACACCCATGGCCCCCTCATACGCTTATTCCAAGCGCGTGATCTTCGTGGACAAGGAGACCTACTTTATCGTCTACTCCGACCTCTACGACCAGGGCGGCGAACTGTGGAAGGTCGTCATGCAGAGCATACGCACGTCCAAGCGCCCCAACCCCATGGTAGACTACGAATACGACGAACCGCGCATGTTCATCTACGCCTTCTCCGTGATCGACATGCAGATGATGCACGGCACGCGCGCCGCCATACCCGGCATGGCTTTTCCCGATGAACCCGGCTGGTACATTGACATTGGTTTTGACCACGAGAACTCGCCATCAGAAAATTGGTTCACGATCCCGGGGCTGATCTCCGCCGGCCGCTGA
- a CDS encoding NADPH:quinone oxidoreductase family protein encodes MKAVVCKEHGPPEKLVLEETQSRPLAGGELRVAIHAAGVNFPDTLIIQNLYQFKPELPFTPGGEFTGVVTEVADDVTTQSVGDRVVCMQLTGGFADEAVVPAASCMPVPGGLDMVTAAGVTMTYGTSLYALKDRAKLKAGETLLVLGAAGGVGIAAVELGKLMGARVIAAAGSDEKLAFCRERGADEVINYDSEDLKQRTKELTGGKGADVIYDAVGGDYFDKAIRAINWEGRMLIIGFASGRIPELPVNLALLKGCQVVGVFWGSFTMREPEANAANMAQLGEWYSSGALNPHVCEQVPLERAGEALRLILDRKARGKVVLVTDNIEAA; translated from the coding sequence ATGAAAGCCGTCGTATGCAAGGAACACGGGCCGCCGGAAAAGCTGGTCCTGGAAGAAACCCAATCAAGGCCCCTGGCCGGCGGGGAGTTGCGCGTTGCCATCCACGCCGCGGGCGTTAACTTTCCCGACACGCTGATCATACAGAACCTCTACCAGTTCAAACCCGAGCTGCCGTTTACACCCGGTGGAGAGTTCACCGGTGTGGTGACCGAGGTGGCCGACGACGTTACGACCCAGTCGGTCGGCGACCGAGTGGTCTGCATGCAGCTCACGGGCGGGTTTGCCGACGAGGCCGTCGTGCCCGCCGCTTCGTGCATGCCCGTGCCTGGGGGCCTGGACATGGTAACCGCCGCCGGCGTGACCATGACCTACGGCACCTCGCTGTACGCACTGAAGGACCGCGCGAAGCTGAAGGCGGGTGAAACCCTGCTCGTGCTCGGAGCCGCGGGCGGCGTGGGCATTGCCGCCGTGGAGCTGGGCAAGCTCATGGGCGCGCGCGTGATAGCCGCCGCGGGCAGCGACGAGAAGCTGGCGTTCTGCCGTGAGCGCGGCGCCGACGAAGTCATCAACTACGACAGCGAAGACCTCAAGCAGCGCACGAAAGAACTCACCGGCGGCAAGGGAGCCGACGTAATCTACGACGCCGTGGGAGGCGACTACTTCGACAAGGCCATCCGGGCGATCAACTGGGAAGGCCGCATGCTCATCATCGGTTTTGCCAGCGGCCGTATACCCGAGTTGCCCGTGAACCTGGCCCTGCTCAAGGGCTGCCAGGTGGTAGGCGTGTTCTGGGGTTCGTTCACCATGCGCGAGCCCGAGGCCAACGCGGCCAACATGGCACAACTGGGCGAGTGGTATTCGTCGGGTGCGCTTAATCCCCACGTCTGCGAGCAAGTGCCGCTGGAGCGCGCCGGCGAAGCGCTACGCTTGATCCTCGACCGCAAGGCCCGCGGCAAGGTAGTGCTTGTGACCGACAACATCGAGGCTGCCTGA
- a CDS encoding nuclear transport factor 2 family protein: MNGKEISDRIDIQDLLVRYCTAIDTQNWELLDTCFVADARVDYSASGGTAGDYPEVRAWLAKALAPFKTMMHFIGNSSVTLDGNSASARTYVINPMGMDDGKGGVSFFTVGAIYDDDLVRVEAGWRISRRDEELVYMEGAVPSGLEVSS, translated from the coding sequence ATGAACGGTAAAGAAATTTCTGATCGAATCGATATACAGGACCTGCTGGTGCGCTACTGCACCGCGATAGACACGCAGAACTGGGAGCTGCTCGACACCTGCTTCGTGGCCGACGCCAGGGTTGACTACAGCGCGTCGGGCGGCACAGCGGGAGACTACCCCGAGGTGAGGGCCTGGCTGGCAAAAGCCCTGGCCCCGTTCAAGACCATGATGCATTTTATCGGCAACAGCAGCGTCACCCTGGATGGTAACAGCGCGTCGGCCCGAACCTATGTCATCAATCCCATGGGTATGGACGACGGCAAGGGCGGCGTCTCGTTTTTTACAGTGGGCGCGATCTACGACGACGACCTCGTGCGCGTGGAGGCCGGTTGGCGCATAAGCCGACGCGACGAGGAATTGGTATACATGGAGGGCGCCGTGCCCAGCGGTTTGGAAGTTTCGTCCTGA
- a CDS encoding low molecular weight phosphotyrosine protein phosphatase: protein MVCMGNICRSPTAEALLRARVELEGLSKLVDIESAGTGAWHEGEGADTRAARTAASRGVDLSEHSARRVRDDDFDTFDFVVAMDSHNMDLLNSACPVHLRDRLSLLLEYAPQLGLSEVPDPYYGSGDGFARVFDLIDAGTAGLLEAIKKRMK, encoded by the coding sequence ATGGTCTGCATGGGCAACATCTGTCGTTCGCCCACTGCCGAGGCGCTGCTGCGCGCCCGCGTTGAGCTCGAAGGATTATCGAAGCTGGTCGACATAGAATCAGCCGGCACCGGGGCCTGGCACGAGGGCGAAGGCGCCGACACGCGCGCAGCCCGGACGGCGGCCAGCCGCGGCGTGGACCTGTCGGAACACAGCGCCCGCCGCGTGCGCGACGATGACTTCGATACCTTCGACTTCGTGGTGGCCATGGACAGCCACAACATGGACCTGCTCAACTCGGCCTGTCCCGTCCACCTGCGCGACCGCCTGTCGCTGCTGCTCGAGTACGCACCGCAACTGGGGTTGAGCGAAGTGCCGGACCCCTACTACGGCAGTGGCGACGGTTTCGCGCGAGTGTTTGACCTCATCGACGCGGGTACTGCGGGCCTGCTCGAGGCCATCAAAAAACGTATGAAATAG
- a CDS encoding sulfite exporter TauE/SafE family protein, which produces MFDPWLSLSGFVVGVLIGMTGVGGGALMTPLLIMVFGVRPLHAVGTDLVYATITKLFGSWQYIKRGQVNFPYVRWLALGSVPSALFAVFVLTPWFERSGVDVDAFTTRALGVMLVVIGVVSALERRFFAGRLRDSEFIRSELVQTRIKEVILVAGGVLIGLGVGLTSVGSGSLLMAILLLVSELRVLVLIGTDLVHATLLMGTAGLAHFSRGNVDLVMVATLLLGSIPGTWLGGRLAQVVPTSPLRYALAALLAATGVKLFVG; this is translated from the coding sequence ATGTTCGATCCCTGGCTCAGCCTGAGCGGCTTTGTCGTCGGCGTGCTCATAGGCATGACCGGCGTTGGCGGTGGCGCACTCATGACGCCGTTGCTGATCATGGTGTTCGGCGTGCGGCCGCTGCACGCGGTGGGTACCGACCTTGTCTACGCCACCATTACCAAGCTCTTCGGATCCTGGCAGTACATCAAGCGCGGGCAAGTTAATTTCCCCTACGTCAGGTGGCTGGCGCTGGGGTCGGTGCCCTCGGCGTTGTTCGCCGTATTCGTGCTCACCCCGTGGTTCGAGCGCAGTGGCGTTGACGTGGACGCGTTCACCACCCGCGCCCTGGGCGTCATGCTGGTCGTGATCGGAGTGGTGTCGGCTCTCGAGCGACGCTTCTTTGCCGGCCGGCTGCGCGACTCTGAATTCATTCGCAGCGAGCTGGTGCAGACCAGGATCAAGGAAGTCATACTCGTGGCCGGTGGCGTACTCATAGGCCTTGGCGTTGGCCTGACCTCGGTCGGTTCGGGCTCGCTGCTCATGGCCATACTGCTGCTGGTGTCTGAGCTGAGGGTGCTGGTGCTGATCGGAACCGACCTCGTACACGCCACCCTTCTCATGGGAACAGCCGGCCTCGCTCACTTCAGTCGCGGCAACGTGGACCTCGTAATGGTTGCCACGCTGCTCCTGGGTTCCATACCGGGAACGTGGCTGGGTGGCAGGCTGGCACAAGTGGTACCGACGAGCCCATTGCGCTACGCGCTGGCCGCGCTGTTGGCGGCGACCGGGGTCAAGTTGTTCGTCGGCTGA
- a CDS encoding redoxin domain-containing protein has translation MDLETLAELLGRPLAIDQQEGVALLGTGIEERVLSLAGGQAPDFELPDLSGRMHRLSDHRGKKVLLIAHASW, from the coding sequence ATGGATCTGGAGACACTGGCCGAGCTGCTCGGGCGCCCGCTGGCCATCGACCAACAAGAGGGCGTTGCGCTGCTTGGCACGGGCATAGAAGAACGCGTGCTCTCGCTGGCCGGTGGGCAGGCGCCGGACTTCGAACTGCCCGATTTATCGGGACGTATGCACAGGCTGTCAGATCACCGTGGCAAAAAGGTGCTGCTCATCGCTCACGCCTCCTGGTGA
- a CDS encoding class I SAM-dependent methyltransferase, whose product MDPFAREVARKAKGFMAEEEGLRLYELAREGARLGPVLEVGSYCGKSSIFLGCGVREVGGRLVCLDHHRGSEENQQGQPWHDEELWDEKVHAMDSVGELRRNLRIAGLEDNTVLLVTTTEVAAPLWTAPLGMLFIDGGHTFRAAHGDYEAWSDRLLPGGILAIHDLFPDPDEGGQAPIEVYRRAVASGDFEELEPTLTLGALRRKK is encoded by the coding sequence ATGGATCCCTTCGCGCGCGAGGTCGCGCGCAAGGCCAAGGGCTTCATGGCCGAAGAAGAGGGCCTGCGCCTGTACGAGCTTGCCCGCGAGGGCGCCCGGCTGGGCCCGGTGCTCGAGGTGGGCAGCTACTGCGGCAAGTCGTCGATTTTTCTCGGCTGCGGCGTGCGCGAGGTGGGTGGGCGGCTTGTCTGCCTCGACCATCACCGCGGCTCCGAAGAAAATCAGCAGGGTCAGCCCTGGCACGACGAAGAACTGTGGGACGAGAAGGTGCACGCCATGGATTCGGTGGGTGAGCTCCGGCGCAACCTGAGGATAGCCGGCCTGGAGGACAACACTGTACTGCTTGTGACCACCACCGAGGTGGCTGCGCCGCTGTGGACCGCGCCCCTGGGCATGCTCTTTATCGACGGTGGGCACACCTTCAGGGCCGCCCACGGTGACTACGAGGCCTGGTCCGACCGGCTGCTGCCCGGCGGCATACTGGCCATCCACGATCTTTTTCCCGACCCCGACGAGGGTGGGCAGGCTCCCATAGAGGTCTACCGCCGTGCGGTGGCCTCGGGCGACTTCGAAGAGCTGGAGCCTACGCTGACCCTCGGCGCCCTGCGACGCAAAAAATAG
- a CDS encoding thioredoxin family protein, producing the protein MAFDRCADDVREFIERASPTHPSVIDTEHLVAELYHVVNVPTMIWIDEQGRICRPHDSQFGTDIFTDFHGKLSEPYLDMLRAWVRTGEGALPRDEVDSLRIEPDAASQLARAERALAWWLHGQQRGEAAERHFVRADELAPSDWTIRRGSMPIRGKDPFGPEFFALAEEGKPDYPMEALTPTRKD; encoded by the coding sequence GTGGCGTTCGATCGCTGCGCCGACGATGTCCGAGAGTTCATCGAGCGCGCGTCGCCCACGCACCCCAGTGTGATCGACACCGAGCACCTGGTCGCCGAGCTGTACCACGTGGTCAACGTACCGACCATGATCTGGATCGATGAGCAGGGGCGTATCTGTCGTCCCCACGATTCCCAGTTCGGCACCGATATTTTCACGGACTTTCACGGCAAGCTGTCCGAGCCTTATCTCGACATGCTGCGCGCCTGGGTCCGCACGGGCGAAGGGGCGCTTCCCCGGGACGAAGTTGATTCGCTGCGCATCGAACCCGACGCGGCCAGCCAACTCGCGCGGGCCGAGCGCGCGCTGGCCTGGTGGTTGCACGGGCAGCAAAGAGGAGAAGCGGCCGAGCGCCACTTTGTTCGCGCCGACGAGCTGGCGCCGAGCGATTGGACGATACGACGTGGCTCCATGCCCATTCGCGGCAAGGATCCCTTCGGGCCGGAGTTTTTTGCCCTTGCTGAAGAGGGCAAGCCCGACTACCCGATGGAAGCCCTGACACCGACGCGCAAAGACTGA
- a CDS encoding c-type cytochrome: MKKSAALCLVTLFAFSWTVGVGATAAAVSVPDGYSVEREKQWFLLRHWLSGGVVVHEAESVAPVPDESLRRLGAELFGVYCANCHGKQGGGDGPRAAALQPPPRDFTAGLFKFRSTPSGSLPTRDDLFHTLSGGLRGTAMMPFADLAEIERWALVEQVLVLAAGQHGDAAAALTLPSAAGRAEEGKALYVKLECASCHGERGRGDGPSAAALEDWRGRPLPPPDFATRPFKRGPSADDVYLTLATGLDGTAMPAYGEAATPSELRDLAAWVLSLKQEVSLEAGPAEQAEARAIMQVQASQGSHAVVGGCGCKARRAASQAKAGAASGAAPAEGGCGKIEDCAAGEGCGAPSAPSACGQ, translated from the coding sequence TTGAAAAAATCAGCAGCGTTGTGCCTGGTGACCCTGTTCGCTTTTTCGTGGACTGTGGGGGTGGGTGCGACAGCGGCAGCCGTCTCGGTGCCCGACGGATACAGCGTGGAGCGCGAGAAGCAGTGGTTTCTGCTGAGGCACTGGTTATCCGGTGGCGTGGTTGTGCATGAGGCTGAGTCTGTGGCGCCCGTGCCCGACGAGTCGTTGCGCCGCCTGGGGGCTGAGCTGTTCGGTGTTTACTGCGCCAACTGTCACGGCAAGCAGGGTGGGGGAGACGGCCCACGCGCGGCCGCCCTGCAACCCCCGCCACGGGATTTTACTGCCGGCCTGTTCAAGTTCAGGTCGACGCCAAGCGGCTCGCTCCCCACGCGCGATGATCTTTTTCACACCCTGAGCGGGGGCCTGCGTGGTACGGCCATGATGCCCTTTGCCGACCTCGCTGAGATCGAACGCTGGGCCCTGGTGGAGCAGGTGCTGGTGCTGGCCGCCGGGCAGCACGGCGATGCGGCTGCCGCGCTGACGCTTCCGTCGGCTGCGGGCCGGGCCGAAGAAGGCAAGGCTTTGTATGTGAAGCTGGAGTGCGCGAGTTGCCACGGCGAGCGCGGCCGCGGCGACGGGCCATCGGCCGCCGCGCTCGAAGACTGGAGGGGCAGACCGTTGCCACCCCCCGATTTTGCCACCCGGCCGTTCAAGCGCGGACCGTCGGCTGACGATGTCTACCTGACCCTGGCCACGGGGCTGGATGGTACGGCAATGCCGGCTTACGGCGAAGCGGCGACGCCTTCGGAGCTGCGCGACCTTGCAGCCTGGGTGCTGTCGCTTAAGCAGGAGGTGTCGTTGGAGGCCGGGCCCGCCGAGCAGGCCGAGGCCAGGGCTATCATGCAGGTCCAGGCCAGCCAGGGCTCACACGCAGTCGTGGGTGGCTGCGGCTGTAAGGCCCGCCGCGCCGCCAGCCAGGCCAAGGCGGGGGCTGCCTCCGGGGCTGCTCCCGCGGAAGGAGGCTGTGGCAAGATCGAGGACTGCGCAGCAGGCGAGGGCTGCGGTGCTCCCAGTGCTCCCAGCGCCTGCGGCCAGTAG
- a CDS encoding PPOX class F420-dependent oxidoreductase yields MAGDALAGEQYLNLVTFRRDGSQVATPVWFAGEDGCYYVFTAGDAWKVKRLGRDRRVRVAACAVLGRITGQWLDGKARLLDGNDAVDVEVEARGWALLKQKYGWQLAAVDLLSTLGGRKGSRRMIEITLAVAGATPPVESPQGDLA; encoded by the coding sequence CTGGCCGGCGACGCGCTGGCCGGCGAGCAATACCTGAACCTGGTGACCTTTCGTCGCGACGGCAGTCAGGTGGCCACCCCGGTATGGTTTGCCGGTGAGGACGGCTGTTACTACGTGTTTACGGCCGGCGACGCCTGGAAGGTGAAACGCCTGGGCCGTGACCGGCGGGTGAGGGTGGCGGCTTGCGCCGTCCTGGGGCGAATCACGGGACAGTGGCTGGACGGTAAGGCACGGCTGTTGGACGGCAACGACGCCGTTGACGTGGAAGTCGAGGCCAGGGGGTGGGCGTTGCTTAAGCAGAAATACGGTTGGCAGCTGGCAGCGGTTGACCTGCTTTCTACGCTCGGTGGCAGAAAGGGCAGCCGGCGCATGATAGAAATAACCTTGGCCGTTGCGGGGGCTACGCCACCTGTAGAAAGCCCGCAAGGAGATCTCGCTTGA
- a CDS encoding TIGR03619 family F420-dependent LLM class oxidoreductase, translated as MRFSYAESMTDPTFFPALARAAEDSGWDGFIVPDSICYPEVSDSKYPYTPDGDRGFLEDKPFIEPFTLVPALAAVTSRLRFQTFVIKLPVRHPVLVAKQASSVAVLSDNRFSLGVGVSPWPDDYRVMDEPWPGRGRRMNEMMEIIRGLCEGGFFEYHGEFYDIESIKICPVPSKPLPLLVGGHSEAALKRAARLGDGWMHAGGDPAELESMIARLHELRKEYGREQQPFEVHVISLDAYSVDGARRLQDAGVTDCIVGFRNSYERGVDTEPLQVKIDALRVFADDVIAASRR; from the coding sequence ATGCGCTTTTCTTACGCTGAGTCCATGACCGATCCGACTTTTTTTCCGGCGCTGGCCCGTGCCGCCGAGGACTCGGGCTGGGATGGGTTCATCGTGCCCGACTCGATATGCTATCCCGAGGTCTCGGATTCAAAGTATCCCTACACGCCGGACGGTGATCGCGGGTTCCTCGAAGACAAGCCCTTCATCGAACCGTTCACCCTGGTGCCGGCGCTCGCGGCTGTGACCAGCCGCCTGCGCTTTCAGACCTTTGTTATCAAGCTGCCCGTGAGGCACCCGGTGCTGGTGGCCAAGCAGGCCAGCTCGGTGGCCGTGCTGTCGGACAACCGCTTCAGCCTTGGAGTGGGCGTCAGCCCATGGCCCGACGATTATCGCGTGATGGATGAGCCCTGGCCGGGTCGTGGTCGTCGCATGAACGAGATGATGGAGATCATCCGCGGCTTGTGCGAGGGAGGGTTCTTCGAATACCACGGTGAGTTTTACGACATCGAGTCGATCAAGATCTGCCCGGTGCCGAGCAAGCCGCTGCCCCTGCTCGTGGGCGGCCACTCCGAGGCGGCGCTCAAGCGCGCCGCTCGCCTCGGCGACGGCTGGATGCACGCCGGGGGTGACCCTGCAGAACTGGAGTCAATGATAGCGAGGCTCCACGAGTTGCGAAAAGAATACGGCCGCGAGCAGCAGCCCTTCGAGGTGCACGTCATATCGCTCGATGCTTATAGCGTCGACGGCGCCAGGCGATTGCAGGACGCGGGTGTCACCGACTGCATCGTGGGTTTTCGCAACAGCTACGAGCGGGGGGTCGACACCGAGCCCCTGCAGGTAAAGATAGACGCGCTGCGGGTGTTTGCCGACGACGTTATCGCGGCCAGTAGACGCTGA
- a CDS encoding NAD(P)-dependent oxidoreductase codes for MLKNNRILITGPASQATFPIARELARNNTVYGLARWSNPDDRKKVEAVGIETLAADLADDALDHLPDGLDYVLNFANVKTGSFDYDLRANVEGVGRLMSRCRDARAFLYCSSTAVYEANGRHAFSESDPLGDNHRALFATYSIGKIAAESMVRFCAREFELPSIICRLNVPYGNNGGWPGFHLEMMAAGMEIPLHSSDGPCLYSPIHEDDYTATIPALLGAASVPATTVNWCGDETVGIEDWCNYMGELTGLEPRFARSDATLESVITDPTRLNEITGPRSTVGWKDGIKRMVAALHPELLA; via the coding sequence TTGCTCAAGAACAACAGGATACTGATTACCGGCCCTGCCAGCCAGGCCACTTTTCCGATCGCCCGCGAGCTCGCCCGCAACAACACGGTATACGGCCTCGCCCGTTGGTCTAACCCCGATGACCGCAAGAAAGTAGAAGCGGTAGGCATTGAAACCCTCGCGGCCGATCTTGCCGACGACGCGCTCGACCACCTTCCCGACGGGCTCGACTACGTTCTCAATTTTGCGAACGTAAAGACCGGCAGCTTTGACTACGACCTGCGCGCCAACGTGGAGGGCGTGGGCCGCCTGATGAGTCGCTGCCGCGACGCGCGAGCGTTTCTCTACTGTTCGTCCACCGCCGTGTACGAAGCCAACGGCCGCCATGCCTTCAGCGAGAGCGACCCCCTGGGCGACAATCACCGCGCCTTGTTTGCCACCTACAGTATCGGCAAGATCGCCGCCGAATCGATGGTGAGGTTCTGCGCGCGTGAGTTTGAGCTGCCTTCTATAATCTGCCGACTCAACGTGCCCTACGGTAACAACGGCGGCTGGCCTGGCTTCCATCTCGAAATGATGGCTGCGGGCATGGAGATCCCCCTGCACAGCAGCGACGGCCCCTGCCTGTACAGCCCCATACACGAAGACGACTACACGGCTACCATTCCCGCGCTGCTCGGAGCCGCCAGCGTGCCCGCCACCACCGTCAACTGGTGTGGCGATGAAACCGTGGGCATCGAGGACTGGTGCAATTACATGGGCGAACTCACCGGCCTGGAGCCGAGGTTTGCGCGCAGCGACGCCACACTGGAAAGCGTGATCACCGACCCCACCCGGCTCAACGAGATAACCGGACCGCGCTCAACCGTGGGTTGGAAAGACGGTATCAAGCGCATGGTTGCCGCGCTCCACCCCGAATTACTGGCTTGA